ATTCTCCTTTCTAATTTTAATTACCTAATTTTATTTTAATTTCATTTAATTATTTAATTATTTCTAATAAGATACTCAATGCTTTTTCAACAGCAAGTTTTTTAATTGTAATTCTATCAAGATGAGAGTTTAATAGTAATTTTTCAACTAATAAGGTTGAATGATATTTAATCCCAATAAAAACAAGACCAATTGGTAAGTTATCAAGAGCCGTTGGCCCAGCATTACCAGTAAAACTAACAGCAATATCAGTTTTAAATTGGTTTTGACATTTTTCAGCCATTGCCGTTGCGACTTGTGATGACACAACACCATATTTTTGGATTATTTTCTTACTAACTTTGCCATTTTTGGTTTTAACATGATTACTATACGTTATAAGTCCCCCAGGGAATACTTTACTAGCATTTGGGACATTCGTAATTGTATTTGCAAATAATCCCCCAGTAATTGATTCATAACTAGCTAATGTCAAATTGTGTTTTAATAATAATGCGACAATTTCTTTTTCCATTTATTTTATCTCCTTAAATCGCTTTTCTTTATTTTTTTTAATTATATAATATAATAGTAAAAGTAAAATAAAAAGTACAGAAAAGAGGAAAAATTCAATGAATTGAGCTAATCGTATCACTTTAATTAGGTTATTTTTAGTACCAGTAATAATTGTTTTAATGTTATTATATCCATTTTCAAATGCCTTATATGCTGGATGGACCGATGTGATTGTTATTAAGGTTAATGATAGTGTTACCTATACGTTACCTTATGCATATTTAGTGGCAGGTATTATTTTTATTATTGCTAGTTTAACTGATTTTTTAGACGGCTATATTGCTCGTCACTATAATCAAGTAACTACTTTTGGGAAATTTTTTGATTCAATTGCAGATAAACTATTAACAAATACTGTTTTAATTGTTTTCGCATGTGCTAATATTTTGCCCGTTTGAATTGTTGTGCTTTTATTAGGGCGTGATTTAATTATTGATGTTGTCCGCCAAATTTTAGCTAGCAAAAAAGTTGTAATGGCAGCAAATTGATGAGGAAAAGTTAAGGCAGCCGTTGAAATGTTTGAAATGTCAATGTTATTTTTTGTTGGTTTTCAAATGTTTAATGGCCAAATTCATGGTCATGGTCAATGAGATGAATTTGGTTGAATTAATCAAGTGATTCTGATTCCAATGTATTTAGCAACGCTATTATCATTGTATTCAGCAGGAAATTATATTTATTTAAATCGTAAAATGTTATTTGATATTACAACTGTTAACAATAAGCCAAAATTACCGGAACAAAAGGAAAATAACTAAAATGGCAAAACAAAAAATTGCTAATCAATGAGCAATTGTAACAGGAGCAAGTAAAGGGTTAGGATATGCTTATTGCCAAGAACTATTTGAAAAAGGCTATCACGTTATAGCTGTTGCTCGTAATTGTGAACCAGTTGGAAAATTAGCTAAAAAATATCCTGATCAAAAAGTAAAATTATTAAATTTAGATTTAAGTAAAACAGCTAATGTTTATCAATTAGCGCAAGAAACAAAAAACGAAAATGTGACATGTTTAATTAATAATGCTGGATATGGTGTCTGAGGTTATTTTAAAGATTCTGATTTAGAACAAGAATTAAATATGATTGATTTAGATATTAAAGCTTTACATATTTTAACAAAGCTATTCGTACAACGTTTTGCCGAAAATGGTGTTGGACGAATTATTAATGTTGGTAGTTTAGCTGCATTTACTCCTGGCCCAGTTTTTGCTAGTTATTATGCGGCTAAAGCCTATGTTTGAAGTTTAGGCGTTGCTGTTAATACGGAACTGAAAAAAACAAAATCACCAGTTCGTGTTATTACAGTTTGTCCCGGACCATTAAAAACTGATTTTTGAAATCGTAGTAG
The Spiroplasma chrysopicola DF-1 genome window above contains:
- a CDS encoding CinA family protein, whose protein sequence is MEKEIVALLLKHNLTLASYESITGGLFANTITNVPNASKVFPGGLITYSNHVKTKNGKVSKKIIQKYGVVSSQVATAMAEKCQNQFKTDIAVSFTGNAGPTALDNLPIGLVFIGIKYHSTLLVEKLLLNSHLDRITIKKLAVEKALSILLEIIK
- the pgsA gene encoding CDP-diacylglycerol--glycerol-3-phosphate 3-phosphatidyltransferase; amino-acid sequence: MNWANRITLIRLFLVPVIIVLMLLYPFSNALYAGWTDVIVIKVNDSVTYTLPYAYLVAGIIFIIASLTDFLDGYIARHYNQVTTFGKFFDSIADKLLTNTVLIVFACANILPVWIVVLLLGRDLIIDVVRQILASKKVVMAANWWGKVKAAVEMFEMSMLFFVGFQMFNGQIHGHGQWDEFGWINQVILIPMYLATLLSLYSAGNYIYLNRKMLFDITTVNNKPKLPEQKENN
- a CDS encoding SDR family NAD(P)-dependent oxidoreductase yields the protein MAKQKIANQWAIVTGASKGLGYAYCQELFEKGYHVIAVARNCEPVGKLAKKYPDQKVKLLNLDLSKTANVYQLAQETKNENVTCLINNAGYGVWGYFKDSDLEQELNMIDLDIKALHILTKLFVQRFAENGVGRIINVGSLAAFTPGPVFASYYAAKAYVWSLGVAVNTELKKTKSPVRVITVCPGPLKTDFWNRSSNQSDANYHSTVKVMSTQKYAHKSLTKALKVKKKNYLITGATNKFVKKLTKYVPQSWVLTSVYNYQRKRKEK